One Mercenaria mercenaria strain notata unplaced genomic scaffold, MADL_Memer_1 contig_4664, whole genome shotgun sequence DNA segment encodes these proteins:
- the LOC128554032 gene encoding interferon-induced protein 44-like — MGGKLSDKDMDQLERWIGTGPKIFTLLYTITRDGCNSTTFHQKCDNQGPTVTVLYNQQGSVYGGYAPVNWTSSGGWINNTTAFLYQLRLNGNDKTTKFTLKPAGYLHALYHCQSYGPTFGSGHDLPTFRNTVNSSGHSYDCQGISADQIINGNSNVTELEVYKVADGKRQKTVEKECSKPWRKTRDWNEQLLNELTEDIVSFKPLPDLKVTDARILIIGPVGAGKSSFYNTINSVFRGRITQKACSGSAEQSLTTTYTPYKVKVKSGAPLNFRLCDTRGLEESQGLDVLECNYLLDGNIPNYYQFNPTTLISPKTPGFKASPTTNDVIHCAVFVLDATTLEVLSTKIIEKMKGFQNLMNQKGIPQIILLTKIDKLCKNVEKDASLVFKSPEVEQHVEKASQLLGLPRANVLPVKNYENENELDDNISILALLALRQILYFAEDFLDHMLDKKNDEQSEMEKLKVEN, encoded by the exons ATGGGAGGAAAGCTATCTGATAAAGACATGGACCAGCTGGAACGATGGATAGGTACAGGTCCTAAAATATTCACACTGCTCTATACTATCACAAGAGATGGATGTAATTCTACAACCTTCCACCAGAAATGTGACAACCAGGGACCTACAGTAACGGTGCTGTATAACCAACAGGGATCTGTGTATGGTGGATATGCTCCTGTTAACTGGACCAGTAGCGGCGGATGGATCAATAACACCACTGCCTTCTTGTACCAGTTGAGGTTAAACGGAAATGACAAAACTACAAAGTTTACTTTAAAACCAGCAGGTTATCTGCATGCACTGTACCACTGTCAAAGCTACGGTCCAACTTTCGGTAGTGGTCATGACCTCCCTACCTTTAGAAACACAGTAAACAGCTCCG GACACAGCTACGACTGTCAGGGTATCTCTGCCGACCAGATCATCAACGGTAACTCGAACGTTACCGAACTCGAGGTGTACAAAGTTGCAG ATGGCAAGAGACAGAAAACAGTGGAGAAAGAATGCAGTAAACCATGGCGAAAGACGCGAGACTGGAATGAGCAG TTGTTGAACGAACTTACTGAAGACATTGTATCGTTCAAACCACTTCCGGACTTGAAGGTGACTGATGCCCGGATCTTGATTATCGGTCCTGTGGGGGCTGGGAAGTCAAGTTTCTACAATACTATCAACTCAGTATTCCGGGGCCGAATCACACAGAAAGCATGTAGTGGTAGCGCGGAGCAGAGTCTTACAACTACT TACACTCCTTACAAGGTGAAAGTGAAATCGGGCGCGCCACTTAACTTCCGGTTGTGTGATACACGTGGTCTAGAAGAATCACAAGGTCTAGATGTTCTCGAGTGCAACTATCTATTGGATGGTAACATTCCTAACTATTACCAG ttCAACCCGACTACACTGATTTCTCCGAAAACCCCCGGTTTTAAGGCCAGTCCtactaccaatgatgttatacaCTGTGCGGTGTTCGTGCTGGACGCTACCACCCTCGAGGTTCTGTCAAcgaaaatcatagaaaaaatgaAAGGCTTTCAAAACTTGATGAATCAGAAAG GAATTCCACAGATCATACTACTCACTAAGATAGACAAACTCtgtaaaaatgtcgaaaaagatGCGTCGCTGGTCTTTAAGAGCCCGGAAGTGGAGCAGCACGTAGAAAAGGCCTCGCAGCTTCTCGGACTACCACGTGCTAATGTACTTCCGGTGAAGAACTATGAGAATGAGAATGAACT